The Salvelinus alpinus chromosome 28, SLU_Salpinus.1, whole genome shotgun sequence genome includes a window with the following:
- the LOC139557357 gene encoding cold shock domain-containing protein E1-like isoform X14 produces the protein MSFDPGMLHNNGHTAFANGTAAGIRETGVVEKLLTSYGFIQCSERQARLFFHCSQYNGNLQELKIGDDVEFEVSSDRRTGKPIAVKLLKIKPEVLPEERISGQVGPDSHASPFTVLHGYIHPVVSAIPTQLDGKSAPGQVPTGSVCYERNGEVFYLTYTPDDIEGNMHLDTGDKVSFYMETNKHTGAVSAHNIVLVKKKQMRCQGVVCATKEAFGFIERADVVKEIFFHYSEFKGDLEALQAGDDVEFTIKERNGKEVATDVRLLAQGTVIFEDISIEQFEGTVVKVIPKVPTKNQNDPLPGRICARISFTDKELLFGEKDTKSKVTLLEGDHVQFNISTDRRDKLERATNIDILPDTFHFTKESREMVRTMRRSMGVIAAMRDGFGFIKCVDRDARMFFHFSEVLEEGQLHISDEVEFTVVPVSPERTPMDMLSAQRNHAVRIKKLPKGTVSFHTQSEQRFVGVVEKEATAAITNNKSASPSKAKEKEAEEGVVSYEDCGVKLTVSYHVKDLEGATQPQAGDKVEFSINEVKRTGQQSAVTIKILNRTVNTKRLLGYIATLKDNFGFIETANHDQEIFFHYSELCGDLENLELGDTVEYTLSKGKGNKVSAEKVTKVVAVNGVGQDVGETVMLGKVVRPLRSVDPSQTEYQGLIELLEEDGTKCQNYSFGIVGMANKADCLQKGEMVKFQLCTVAQTGQTMACNVVPQRKALVECVKDQFGFITYEVGESKKLFFHVKEVHDGLELQTGDEVEFSVILNQRTGKCSACNVRRVSEGPKPVATPRPDRLVNRLKSITLDDASAPRLVIVRQPRGPDNSKGFNVERKTRQPGVID, from the exons ATGAGTTTTGACCCTGGCATGCTCCACAACAACGGGCACACGGCGTTTGCCAACGGCACGGCGGCGGGCATCAGGGAGACAGGAGTGGTGGAGAAGCTGCTCACCTCCTACGGGTTCATCCAGTGCTCGGAGCGGCAGGCGCGCCTCTTCTTTCACTGCTCCCAGTACAACGGCAACCTTCAGGAGCTCAAGATAGGAG ATGATGTGGAGTTTGAAGTGTCCTCAGACAGGCGCACTGGCAAGCCCATAGCAGTGAAGCTGCTTAAGATCAAACCAGAGGTGCTTCCAGAGGAGCGCATCTCGGGCCAGGTGGGGCCAGACTCGCACGCCTCTCCCTTTACTGTGCTGCATGGTTATATTCATCCA GTTGTCTCAGCGATTCCCACTCAACTGGATGGCAAATCTGCACCGGGGCAGGTGCCCACTGGCAGTGTGTGTTACGAGAGAAACGGG GAGGTGTTTTACCTGACCTACACCCCAGATGACATAGAGGGCAACATGCACCTGGACACGGGAGACAAAGTCAGCTTCTACATGGAAACTAACAAGCA CACTGGTGCAGTCAGTGCTCACAACATCGTCCTGGTAAAGAAGAAACAGATGAGGTGCCAGGGGGTTGTCTGTGCCACCAAG GAGGCCTTTGGGTTCATTGAGAGGGCTGACGTGGTGAAGGAGATCTTCTTCCACTACAGCGAGTTCAAGGGTGACCTGGAGGCCCTACAGGCCGGCGACGACGTGGAGTTCACCATCAAAGAGAGAAAC GGGAAAGAGGTGGCCACCGACGTGAGGCTGCTCGCCCAGGGAACCGTCATATTTGAGGACATCAGCATTGAGCAGTTTGAAGGCACTGTCGTCAAAGTCATCCCTAAAGTTCCAACCAAGAACCAG AATGATCCGCTCCCAGGCCGAATCTGTGCTAGGATCAGCTTCACGGACAAGGAGCTCCTATTCGGCGAGAAGGATACCAAGTCCAAGGTGACCCTGCTGGAGGGCGACCATGTGCAGTTCAACATCTCAACAGACCGCAGGGACAAGCTGGAGCGGGCCACCAACATCGACATCCTGCCCGACACCTTCCACTTCACTAAGGAGTCCCGTGAGATGGTAAGGACCATGAGGAGATCTATG GGTGTGATCGCTGCAATGCGTGACGGCTTTGGCTTCATCAAGTGTGTGGACCGGGACGCCAGGATGTTCTTTCACTTTAGCGAGGTGCTGGAGGAGGGCCAGCTGCACATCTCTGATGAAGTCGAGTTCACAGTTGTGCCCGTGAGTCCAGAGAGAACGCCCATG GACATGCTGTCTGCCCAGAGGAACCACGCGGTGCGCATAAAGAAGCTGCCCAAGGGCACAGTCTCCTTCCACACCCAGTCTGAGCAGCGCTTTGTGGGTGTGGTGGAGAAGGAGGCCACAGCAGCCATCACCAACAACAAGAGCGCCAGCCCCAGCAAGGCCAAAGAGAAG GAAGCAGAAGAGGGAGTGGTTTCTTATGAGGACTGTGGAGTGAAGCTGACTGTGTCGTACCACGTCAAAGATCTGGAGGGAGCTACCCAGCCACAGGCAGGAGACAAG GTGGAGTTCTCCATCAATGAGGTAAAGAGGACGGGCCAACAGAGCGCTGTCACCATCAAGATCCTCAACCGCACGGTCAACACCAAGAGGCTGCTGGGATACATTGCCACCCTGAAAGACAACTTTGGCTTCATAGAGACAGCCAATCACGATCAAGAGATCTTCTTTCATTACAG TGAGCTGTGTGGAGACTTGGAGAACCTGGAGCTGGGCGACACTGTGGAATACACCCTGTCCAAGGGCAAAGGAAACAAAGTCAGCGCTGAGAAGGTTACTAAGGTGGTAGCAG TGAATGGTGTGGGGCAGGATGTTGGTGAGACGGTGATGTTGGGGAAGGTGGTGCGCCCTCTGCGCAGTGTGGACCCGTCCCAGACAGAGTACCAGGGGCTCATTGAGCTCTTGGAGGAAG ATGGCACAAAGTGCCAGAATTACTCCTTTGGCATCGTGGGCATGGCGAACAAGGCAGACTGTCTGCAGAAAGGCGAGATGGTGAAGTTCCAGCTGTGCACAGTGGCTCAGACAGGACAGACGATGGCCTGCAACGTTGTCCCCCAACGTAAAGCCCTGGTGGAGTGCGTCAAGGACCAG TTTGGTTTTATCACGTATGAAGTTGGCGAGAGTAAGAAGCTGTTTTTCCATGTCAAAGAGGTGCATGATGGCTTAGAGCTCCAGACCGGGGATGAGGTGGAGTTCTCAGTCATCCTCAACCAACGCACAGGGAAATGTAGTGCCTGCAACGTACGCAGAGTTAG TGAAGGGCCTAAACCGGTGGCAACCCCCCGTCCTGATCGCTTGGTCAACCGGCTCAAGAGCATCACCCTGGATGACGCTAGTGCCCCCCGCCTAGTTATTGTGAGACAGCCCCGCGGCCCTGACAATTCAAAG GGCTTCAATGTGGAGAGGAAGACCCGTCAACCGGGTGTCATTGACTGA
- the LOC139557357 gene encoding cold shock domain-containing protein E1-like isoform X10, producing the protein MSFDPGMLHNNGHTAFANGTAAGIRETGVVEKLLTSYGFIQCSERQARLFFHCSQYNGNLQELKIGDDVEFEVSSDRRTGKPIAVKLLKIKPEVLPEERISGQVGPDSHASPFTVLHGYIHPVVSAIPTQLDGKSAPGQVPTGSVCYERNGEVFYLTYTPDDIEGNMHLDTGDKVSFYMETNKHTGAVSAHNIVLVKKKQMRCQGVVCATKEAFGFIERADVVKEIFFHYSEFKGDLEALQAGDDVEFTIKERNGKEVATDVRLLAQGTVIFEDISIEQFEGTVVKVIPKVPTKNQNDPLPGRICARISFTDKELLFGEKDTKSKVTLLEGDHVQFNISTDRRDKLERATNIDILPDTFHFTKESREMGVIAAMRDGFGFIKCVDRDARMFFHFSEVLEEGQLHISDEVEFTVVPDMLSAQRNHAVRIKKLPKGTVSFHTQSEQRFVGVVEKEATAAITNNKSASPSKAKEKEAEEGVVSYEDCGVKLTVSYHVKDLEGATQPQAGDKVEFSINEVKRTGQQSAVTIKILNRTVNTKRLLGYIATLKDNFGFIETANHDQEIFFHYSELCGDLENLELGDTVEYTLSKGKGNKVSAEKVTKVVAVNGVGQDVGETVMLGKVVRPLRSVDPSQTEYQGLIELLEEDGTKCQNYSFGIVGMANKADCLQKGEMVKFQLCTVAQTGQTMACNVVPQRKALVECVKDQFGFITYEVGESKKLFFHVKEVHDGLELQTGDEVEFSVILNQRTGKCSACNVRRVSEGPKPVATPRPDRLVNRLKSITLDDASAPRLVIVRQPRGPDNSKGFNVERKTRQPGVID; encoded by the exons ATGAGTTTTGACCCTGGCATGCTCCACAACAACGGGCACACGGCGTTTGCCAACGGCACGGCGGCGGGCATCAGGGAGACAGGAGTGGTGGAGAAGCTGCTCACCTCCTACGGGTTCATCCAGTGCTCGGAGCGGCAGGCGCGCCTCTTCTTTCACTGCTCCCAGTACAACGGCAACCTTCAGGAGCTCAAGATAGGAG ATGATGTGGAGTTTGAAGTGTCCTCAGACAGGCGCACTGGCAAGCCCATAGCAGTGAAGCTGCTTAAGATCAAACCAGAGGTGCTTCCAGAGGAGCGCATCTCGGGCCAGGTGGGGCCAGACTCGCACGCCTCTCCCTTTACTGTGCTGCATGGTTATATTCATCCA GTTGTCTCAGCGATTCCCACTCAACTGGATGGCAAATCTGCACCGGGGCAGGTGCCCACTGGCAGTGTGTGTTACGAGAGAAACGGG GAGGTGTTTTACCTGACCTACACCCCAGATGACATAGAGGGCAACATGCACCTGGACACGGGAGACAAAGTCAGCTTCTACATGGAAACTAACAAGCA CACTGGTGCAGTCAGTGCTCACAACATCGTCCTGGTAAAGAAGAAACAGATGAGGTGCCAGGGGGTTGTCTGTGCCACCAAG GAGGCCTTTGGGTTCATTGAGAGGGCTGACGTGGTGAAGGAGATCTTCTTCCACTACAGCGAGTTCAAGGGTGACCTGGAGGCCCTACAGGCCGGCGACGACGTGGAGTTCACCATCAAAGAGAGAAAC GGGAAAGAGGTGGCCACCGACGTGAGGCTGCTCGCCCAGGGAACCGTCATATTTGAGGACATCAGCATTGAGCAGTTTGAAGGCACTGTCGTCAAAGTCATCCCTAAAGTTCCAACCAAGAACCAG AATGATCCGCTCCCAGGCCGAATCTGTGCTAGGATCAGCTTCACGGACAAGGAGCTCCTATTCGGCGAGAAGGATACCAAGTCCAAGGTGACCCTGCTGGAGGGCGACCATGTGCAGTTCAACATCTCAACAGACCGCAGGGACAAGCTGGAGCGGGCCACCAACATCGACATCCTGCCCGACACCTTCCACTTCACTAAGGAGTCCCGTGAGATG GGTGTGATCGCTGCAATGCGTGACGGCTTTGGCTTCATCAAGTGTGTGGACCGGGACGCCAGGATGTTCTTTCACTTTAGCGAGGTGCTGGAGGAGGGCCAGCTGCACATCTCTGATGAAGTCGAGTTCACAGTTGTGCCC GACATGCTGTCTGCCCAGAGGAACCACGCGGTGCGCATAAAGAAGCTGCCCAAGGGCACAGTCTCCTTCCACACCCAGTCTGAGCAGCGCTTTGTGGGTGTGGTGGAGAAGGAGGCCACAGCAGCCATCACCAACAACAAGAGCGCCAGCCCCAGCAAGGCCAAAGAGAAG GAAGCAGAAGAGGGAGTGGTTTCTTATGAGGACTGTGGAGTGAAGCTGACTGTGTCGTACCACGTCAAAGATCTGGAGGGAGCTACCCAGCCACAGGCAGGAGACAAG GTGGAGTTCTCCATCAATGAGGTAAAGAGGACGGGCCAACAGAGCGCTGTCACCATCAAGATCCTCAACCGCACGGTCAACACCAAGAGGCTGCTGGGATACATTGCCACCCTGAAAGACAACTTTGGCTTCATAGAGACAGCCAATCACGATCAAGAGATCTTCTTTCATTACAG TGAGCTGTGTGGAGACTTGGAGAACCTGGAGCTGGGCGACACTGTGGAATACACCCTGTCCAAGGGCAAAGGAAACAAAGTCAGCGCTGAGAAGGTTACTAAGGTGGTAGCAG TGAATGGTGTGGGGCAGGATGTTGGTGAGACGGTGATGTTGGGGAAGGTGGTGCGCCCTCTGCGCAGTGTGGACCCGTCCCAGACAGAGTACCAGGGGCTCATTGAGCTCTTGGAGGAAG ATGGCACAAAGTGCCAGAATTACTCCTTTGGCATCGTGGGCATGGCGAACAAGGCAGACTGTCTGCAGAAAGGCGAGATGGTGAAGTTCCAGCTGTGCACAGTGGCTCAGACAGGACAGACGATGGCCTGCAACGTTGTCCCCCAACGTAAAGCCCTGGTGGAGTGCGTCAAGGACCAG TTTGGTTTTATCACGTATGAAGTTGGCGAGAGTAAGAAGCTGTTTTTCCATGTCAAAGAGGTGCATGATGGCTTAGAGCTCCAGACCGGGGATGAGGTGGAGTTCTCAGTCATCCTCAACCAACGCACAGGGAAATGTAGTGCCTGCAACGTACGCAGAGTTAG TGAAGGGCCTAAACCGGTGGCAACCCCCCGTCCTGATCGCTTGGTCAACCGGCTCAAGAGCATCACCCTGGATGACGCTAGTGCCCCCCGCCTAGTTATTGTGAGACAGCCCCGCGGCCCTGACAATTCAAAG GGCTTCAATGTGGAGAGGAAGACCCGTCAACCGGGTGTCATTGACTGA